A window of Chitinophaga sp. MM2321 contains these coding sequences:
- a CDS encoding amidohydrolase family protein, with protein MIVDIHTHFFRPGKDFGPRLQADMQRCGVDPAVWGEIGKKHLETTQEADVAVVFGLQAAATDWNIPNEVVAAHVAQAPGRLLFFAAIDPASPGFMEELERCHQVSGAVGVKLAPLYQNIHPGDPRCYEIYRYCVKHHLPVLFHAGTSFVGGTPLDYSRPVHFDAVAVDFPELRMVLAHLGHPWEGETIAVIRRHANVYADLSALYYRPWQFYNSMRLLVEYRAHEKVLFGSDFPFATTGDSLRGVRGLNDVLANSGLPAIPAEVTEGIIHRDTLKLLGLPNPTLLTL; from the coding sequence ATGATTGTAGATATTCACACACATTTTTTCAGGCCCGGAAAAGATTTCGGGCCACGGTTACAGGCAGATATGCAACGTTGCGGTGTTGATCCTGCTGTATGGGGAGAGATTGGTAAAAAACACCTGGAAACAACGCAGGAAGCTGATGTGGCAGTGGTTTTCGGCTTGCAGGCTGCTGCAACCGATTGGAACATTCCCAATGAAGTGGTAGCTGCGCATGTAGCACAGGCGCCGGGACGTTTATTGTTTTTCGCTGCTATAGATCCTGCCAGTCCGGGGTTTATGGAAGAACTGGAACGGTGTCACCAGGTATCTGGTGCGGTAGGTGTTAAACTCGCACCGCTATACCAGAACATCCACCCCGGTGATCCCCGTTGTTATGAAATTTACCGCTACTGCGTGAAGCACCATTTGCCGGTACTTTTTCATGCCGGTACATCCTTTGTTGGCGGTACGCCGCTGGACTATTCACGCCCGGTTCATTTTGATGCGGTAGCGGTGGACTTTCCGGAGCTGCGTATGGTACTGGCACACCTGGGTCATCCCTGGGAAGGTGAAACAATCGCGGTGATCCGCAGGCATGCAAATGTATATGCAGACTTGTCTGCTTTATATTACCGGCCATGGCAGTTTTATAATTCCATGCGTTTACTGGTGGAATACCGCGCGCACGAAAAAGTATTGTTCGGCTCTGATTTTCCTTTTGCGACTACCGGCGATTCGTTGCGGGGTGTACGCGGACTGAATGATGTACTGGCAAACAGCGGTTTACCAGCCATTCCGGCGGAAGTGACAGAAGGTATTATTCACCGCGACACCTTAAAACTGCTTGGTTTACCCAATCCAACTTTGCTAACCCTATGA
- a CDS encoding alcohol dehydrogenase catalytic domain-containing protein, which yields MTNLPAFMQALQMRGLNQLVKTVVSVPSPKADEVLIRTTATTICTSDLHDLARNPFGIALPRVLGHEGAGVIVQCGRDVNHLLPGTRVAAHPVVPCGTCVECSRGYRHLCAEMGHLGYDRDGTFAEYFVQRADRVIALPGNIPASLGALLEPVAVCLQAVARAGDIRGRTVLVAGDGPFGNIIARLAKRAGADRVFVTGREPFRMQMIPGVEIPASDPVRTVDVAILAVSAPDALQTCLAALRPRGRLVVFSAIKDPVPLDLFSLHIRELEIVGACNDEERMEESLQCLGDPALNLAEIITHHIPFENWEDAFSLARDGHNKALKVAITF from the coding sequence ATGACGAACCTTCCGGCATTTATGCAGGCATTACAAATGCGTGGTCTTAACCAGTTGGTAAAGACGGTCGTATCTGTGCCTTCACCCAAAGCAGATGAAGTGCTTATCCGCACTACCGCCACTACTATCTGTACCTCCGACCTGCATGACCTTGCGCGTAATCCGTTTGGCATTGCATTGCCGCGGGTACTGGGCCATGAAGGCGCTGGTGTGATCGTTCAATGCGGAAGGGACGTAAATCATTTACTACCCGGAACACGCGTGGCTGCACATCCTGTGGTGCCTTGCGGTACCTGTGTGGAATGCAGTCGCGGCTACCGTCACCTTTGTGCTGAGATGGGGCATCTTGGTTATGACAGGGATGGTACGTTTGCTGAGTACTTCGTTCAACGGGCAGACCGGGTAATTGCATTACCTGGTAATATACCGGCTTCCCTGGGCGCATTACTGGAACCGGTAGCGGTGTGTTTACAAGCCGTTGCCCGCGCCGGCGATATCAGGGGACGTACCGTACTTGTTGCCGGTGATGGACCTTTTGGAAATATTATTGCGCGGCTGGCAAAACGGGCCGGCGCAGATCGTGTATTCGTTACCGGTAGAGAACCATTCAGGATGCAAATGATCCCCGGTGTGGAAATACCGGCTTCAGATCCGGTAAGAACTGTAGATGTGGCGATACTCGCCGTGAGTGCACCGGATGCCTTGCAAACCTGCCTGGCGGCGCTTCGCCCGAGAGGCAGGCTGGTGGTATTCAGTGCCATCAAAGACCCTGTACCGCTCGACTTGTTTTCATTACATATCAGAGAACTGGAAATTGTAGGCGCCTGTAATGATGAGGAACGGATGGAGGAATCATTACAATGCCTGGGCGACCCTGCATTGAACCTGGCAGAAATCATCACCCATCACATTCCGTTCGAAAACTGGGAAGACGCATTTTCACTGGCCCGGGACGGGCACAATAAAGCATTAAAAGTGGCTATTACTTTTTAG
- a CDS encoding mandelate racemase/muconate lactonizing enzyme family protein, with translation MKITNVEAFILESPFDIKPPEGSDEARGVKHCLLLKVSTDEGITGWSDVETSPHVGEAVVNAPVSGSGVFEGLKALVIGEDPFDVERLWDKIYRGTIYFGRRGVAMQVLSGFDIACHDIIGKAIGRPVHKILGGARRDKVRAYASTLFRPTTDAMKQACEFYMQRGFTAVKFGWGVFGQDLKLDIKLVAAARETLGPDIELMIDPGWMVNRSAYDAIALCRALEPYNIYWLEDFLHPENYDGYGKVKAAGVKTRLAAGEQEATGWGFRELIQRGGIDVVQPDLSRCGGFTQARKIMWEAEHAGADVCPHAWLTDLLTAASLHVNAVLPRSLFLEYNVSDNPMLREVIRNPVQMDAEGYIAVPQGNGLGIEINENAVKRFCVNL, from the coding sequence ATGAAAATTACAAACGTAGAAGCATTTATTCTTGAATCGCCTTTTGATATAAAGCCGCCGGAAGGCAGTGATGAAGCGAGGGGCGTAAAACATTGCCTGCTGCTGAAGGTAAGCACAGATGAAGGGATCACAGGATGGTCTGATGTGGAAACATCCCCGCATGTGGGAGAAGCCGTGGTGAATGCACCTGTAAGCGGTTCCGGGGTATTTGAGGGATTAAAGGCATTGGTCATTGGTGAAGATCCTTTTGATGTAGAACGGTTATGGGATAAAATTTATCGCGGTACGATTTATTTCGGAAGAAGAGGGGTGGCCATGCAGGTGTTGTCCGGATTTGATATTGCCTGTCATGATATCATCGGCAAAGCCATTGGTCGTCCGGTGCATAAAATATTGGGCGGCGCACGGAGAGATAAGGTACGTGCTTATGCATCCACACTTTTTCGTCCTACTACCGATGCGATGAAGCAGGCATGTGAGTTCTATATGCAGCGCGGCTTCACCGCCGTAAAATTCGGATGGGGTGTTTTCGGACAGGACCTGAAACTGGATATTAAACTGGTAGCGGCGGCGAGGGAAACACTGGGACCTGATATTGAACTGATGATTGATCCGGGATGGATGGTGAACAGGAGTGCCTATGATGCTATTGCATTATGCCGCGCACTGGAACCGTACAATATATACTGGCTGGAAGATTTTCTGCATCCTGAAAATTATGATGGTTATGGAAAAGTAAAAGCCGCCGGCGTTAAAACACGCCTTGCCGCGGGTGAGCAGGAAGCAACCGGGTGGGGATTCCGTGAGTTGATCCAACGTGGAGGAATCGACGTGGTACAACCGGATCTTTCCCGCTGCGGGGGCTTCACCCAGGCAAGGAAAATTATGTGGGAAGCAGAACACGCCGGCGCAGATGTATGCCCGCATGCCTGGCTCACGGATCTGCTCACAGCAGCCAGTCTTCATGTGAATGCAGTGTTGCCAAGGTCCTTATTCCTGGAATACAATGTGAGTGACAATCCCATGTTGCGGGAAGTGATCAGAAATCCTGTACAGATGGATGCGGAAGGATATATTGCTGTTCCCCAGGGGAATGGTCTGGGTATCGAAATAAACGAAAATGCTGTGAAGCGTTTTTGTGTCAACTTATAA
- a CDS encoding MBL fold metallo-hydrolase: protein MQTILAHHLSPPEAALWWLGQAGYVIRASGLMVVIDPYLSDAAGAGSPEFSRQYPPPVNAAELRADIYIITHDHLDHLDPDTLSAYRHKEDTWFVAPVLAAKKLVATGIPATRIVTLHAGETWQYNGIEITGVFALPTGIDVLDTTGYLVKFANGRSIYHTSDTQFHPIVLAAAPKEPEVMLVPINGKWGNPGPEQAAAFALAVQPTYVMPNHYDLMALNAENPASFKWFCDNNGLVNRCIIPERMQPFVW, encoded by the coding sequence ATGCAAACAATTCTTGCACATCATTTATCGCCTCCGGAAGCAGCGTTGTGGTGGCTCGGCCAGGCTGGCTATGTGATCCGGGCATCCGGATTGATGGTTGTCATCGATCCTTATCTTTCTGATGCAGCAGGCGCAGGGTCGCCGGAATTTTCCCGGCAGTATCCACCGCCTGTCAATGCTGCGGAGTTGCGTGCCGATATTTATATCATCACACATGATCACCTGGATCACCTCGATCCGGACACGCTTTCTGCATACCGGCATAAAGAAGATACCTGGTTTGTGGCGCCGGTATTGGCGGCTAAAAAACTGGTGGCGACAGGCATTCCGGCAACACGCATTGTAACACTGCATGCAGGTGAAACCTGGCAGTATAACGGCATTGAAATAACCGGTGTTTTTGCATTGCCCACAGGCATTGATGTATTGGACACTACGGGATACCTGGTAAAATTTGCCAACGGCAGAAGTATTTATCATACCAGTGATACGCAGTTCCATCCGATTGTACTGGCTGCCGCACCCAAAGAACCGGAAGTAATGCTGGTGCCTATCAATGGTAAGTGGGGCAACCCCGGACCGGAACAGGCAGCAGCATTTGCGCTGGCAGTACAACCGACTTACGTAATGCCTAACCATTATGACCTCATGGCATTAAATGCAGAGAATCCTGCTTCTTTTAAATGGTTCTGTGATAACAACGGACTGGTTAACCGCTGCATCATACCGGAACGAATGCAACCTTTTGTCTGGTAA
- a CDS encoding RraA family protein translates to MESRTKLMTDDEKFKWIKEKLYVPIVCDVLDILGYRHQAMHQRLRPLDTKNSIMVGRARTLRWMETDYIEDDPYSLEIEAVDSLRKGDVVVHSTDFAGSNAPWGELMSTIAKRNGAVGCICDSMIRDCRKIIEMEFPVFHGGIRPLDSLGRGRVMAYDVPVRCGDVVVNPGELIFTDFDGIVAIPREVEDKVLEMAYEKVFKEDQSRIDLLNGDSLRTVYDRYGVL, encoded by the coding sequence ATGGAATCAAGAACTAAATTAATGACAGACGACGAAAAGTTTAAGTGGATAAAAGAGAAGCTGTATGTACCCATTGTTTGCGATGTACTGGATATCCTGGGTTACAGGCATCAGGCCATGCACCAGCGATTAAGACCGCTCGATACAAAGAACAGTATCATGGTTGGAAGAGCAAGAACACTGCGTTGGATGGAAACAGATTATATTGAAGATGATCCGTATTCACTGGAGATAGAGGCGGTGGATTCCCTGAGAAAAGGAGATGTTGTTGTTCATTCTACCGATTTCGCCGGCAGCAATGCGCCCTGGGGCGAGTTGATGAGCACTATTGCTAAACGCAACGGAGCGGTAGGTTGTATCTGCGACAGTATGATCCGCGATTGCCGCAAGATCATAGAAATGGAGTTTCCGGTATTTCATGGCGGCATCCGTCCGCTGGACAGTCTGGGCCGCGGACGTGTGATGGCCTATGATGTACCTGTACGATGCGGCGACGTAGTGGTAAATCCCGGTGAACTGATCTTTACTGATTTTGATGGCATCGTGGCTATTCCCCGCGAAGTGGAAGACAAAGTGCTGGAGATGGCCTATGAAAAAGTGTTTAAAGAAGATCAATCAAGAATAGACCTGTTGAACGGGGATTCATTAAGAACAGTATATGACCGCTACGGTGTACTTTAA
- a CDS encoding PIG-L family deacetylase, producing the protein MNILCVVAHPDDIEILCAGTLIRYARQGHTVTMAVFTNGNMGDAVIEPEKLALIREQETRAAAAIIGAKVIWCDVMDEHVFPDPEQRRKMIDVLREADPDVIFTHSPNDYHPDHRYVGQLVFDAYFQKGLPHIPGQSFPACRFGQSQLYYMDNLGGIGFLPTEYVDISDVFDIKKAMLACHKSQFEAMKTLADTDLLDMIEVQARFRGLAAGCRYAEGFTRLDAFQRGLTSRILP; encoded by the coding sequence ATGAATATTCTTTGTGTAGTTGCGCACCCTGATGATATCGAAATACTTTGTGCGGGTACCCTTATCCGTTATGCCCGGCAAGGGCACACCGTTACCATGGCCGTTTTTACCAATGGTAATATGGGCGATGCTGTTATAGAGCCGGAAAAACTGGCGCTGATACGCGAACAGGAAACCCGTGCAGCCGCCGCCATTATTGGCGCAAAAGTGATCTGGTGTGACGTGATGGACGAACATGTTTTTCCTGATCCGGAACAAAGAAGGAAGATGATCGATGTGTTGAGGGAAGCAGATCCGGATGTGATCTTTACGCATTCTCCGAATGACTATCATCCTGATCACCGCTATGTGGGACAACTGGTTTTTGATGCCTATTTTCAGAAAGGGCTGCCGCATATACCGGGACAATCTTTTCCTGCCTGCCGTTTTGGTCAGTCACAGTTATACTACATGGACAATCTGGGAGGTATTGGTTTTCTGCCAACGGAGTATGTTGACATCAGTGATGTATTTGACATAAAAAAAGCGATGCTTGCCTGTCATAAAAGCCAGTTTGAAGCCATGAAAACATTGGCCGATACAGACTTGTTGGACATGATTGAAGTACAGGCGCGCTTCCGGGGACTCGCCGCCGGATGCAGGTATGCAGAAGGTTTTACGAGACTGGATGCATTTCAACGCGGACTCACCAGCAGGATCTTGCCATGA
- a CDS encoding sodium:solute symporter family transporter (Members of the Solute:Sodium Symporter (SSS), TC 2.A.21 as described in tcdb.org, catalyze solute:Na+ symport. Known solutes for members of the family include sugars, amino acids, nucleosides, inositols, vitamins, urea or anions, depending on the system.) gives MEKFHLSIPDILIIVAETLLVVIIGLLAARKVKRTTEGYFLASGNMPWYLIGAAFVSTSVSSEQIVGTIGATYKGGLAIANWEWWALPTYLLMMVFFIPLYLRNKIMTVPDLLNRRFGPACGAIYSFVILIGYVFVFLPPVIYGGSLTLSELTGWPQGYVMLGIVLVTASYTLLGGLSSVMWTDAIQCVLLIGGGVIFYFVALHKIPGGWDSMVAAAPDRFHLYQPPSDPEAPFAGLVLASFGVFLFYQSSNQVMIQRILSARSTWDGMMGLIFSGFINIIRPLVTCLLGLIVYHWLDVMHQGPSLLPDNQDRAFPLALELFAPSGLRGVILAGFFAAVMSTVSALSNSIATIFSLDVYRKFLRKNAGDKELIITGQVSGGAALLISSLIAPLVGTVGLFKYFQTGVTYMATPFISVLLLGLFWKRASYAGAIAGLIGGVAIQMVLALSLLGLDIHLHWLYVGAIAQALTMLLIVGVSLATPAPAFEQVKPFIWHSTWLRALDDDPIKRPWWKSIKFWLALYALAWCYIYWRFW, from the coding sequence ATGGAAAAATTTCATCTTTCAATTCCGGATATTCTGATCATTGTTGCAGAAACGTTATTGGTAGTTATCATTGGTTTGCTGGCAGCAAGGAAAGTGAAACGCACGACCGAAGGCTATTTCCTGGCCTCCGGAAATATGCCCTGGTACCTCATTGGCGCTGCATTTGTTTCTACCAGTGTTTCCAGTGAACAGATTGTTGGAACAATCGGCGCTACCTACAAAGGAGGACTAGCCATTGCAAACTGGGAGTGGTGGGCTTTACCTACTTATCTGCTGATGATGGTCTTTTTTATTCCATTGTATCTGCGGAATAAAATAATGACAGTACCCGATTTGCTGAACCGTCGTTTCGGACCCGCCTGTGGCGCCATTTACAGCTTTGTGATATTGATTGGTTATGTATTTGTTTTTCTGCCGCCGGTTATTTATGGAGGAAGTCTTACACTCAGTGAATTAACCGGTTGGCCGCAAGGGTATGTAATGCTGGGCATTGTGCTGGTGACGGCGAGCTACACCTTGTTAGGAGGATTGAGTTCAGTGATGTGGACAGACGCTATTCAATGTGTGTTGTTAATCGGCGGTGGTGTGATCTTTTACTTTGTGGCACTCCACAAAATTCCGGGCGGCTGGGACTCCATGGTGGCCGCAGCTCCCGACCGCTTTCATTTGTATCAGCCTCCTTCAGATCCGGAGGCGCCATTCGCAGGACTTGTCCTGGCTTCTTTCGGCGTGTTTTTATTTTATCAGTCTTCCAACCAGGTGATGATCCAGCGTATCCTTTCTGCCCGTAGTACATGGGATGGAATGATGGGGCTTATCTTCTCCGGCTTTATCAATATTATTCGTCCGCTGGTAACCTGTTTGCTGGGGCTGATCGTTTATCACTGGCTGGATGTAATGCACCAGGGGCCTTCTTTGTTGCCGGATAACCAGGACCGTGCATTTCCGTTGGCGCTCGAACTTTTTGCGCCCTCCGGACTCCGTGGAGTAATACTGGCGGGCTTCTTTGCAGCGGTGATGTCTACGGTAAGTGCACTCTCTAATTCCATTGCTACTATTTTTTCACTGGATGTGTACCGGAAATTTCTGAGAAAGAATGCGGGCGATAAAGAACTGATCATCACAGGACAGGTTTCTGGTGGTGCTGCATTATTGATATCTTCCCTGATAGCACCGCTGGTAGGCACCGTAGGATTATTTAAATATTTCCAGACAGGTGTTACGTATATGGCTACGCCATTTATTTCGGTGTTGTTGCTGGGACTTTTCTGGAAGCGGGCAAGTTATGCAGGCGCTATTGCGGGCCTTATCGGTGGTGTGGCCATACAGATGGTGCTGGCATTATCTTTATTAGGTTTGGATATTCATCTTCACTGGTTATATGTAGGCGCCATTGCACAAGCGTTGACGATGCTGCTGATTGTTGGTGTTTCCCTGGCAACCCCGGCGCCGGCTTTTGAACAGGTAAAGCCGTTTATCTGGCATTCCACGTGGCTCCGTGCCCTTGATGATGATCCTATAAAACGTCCCTGGTGGAAAAGTATTAAGTTCTGGCTTGCATTGTATGCCCTGGCATGGTGCTATATCTATTGGCGTTTCTGGTAG
- a CDS encoding altronate dehydratase family protein has product MKVKTLKIHPHDNAIVALTTLEEGENVVNNGIDYTLLGKVPSKHKFAEVDLRAGDDVIMYGVLVGKATSDIPKGGLLSVKNVKHASGTYGLRERHTDWNKPDISAWQQKTFMGYHRADGSVGTANYWLIIPLVFCENQNVQTLQDAFVKELGYQFNVSQQQTQVKQVINLYKSGMSAADILGTDLSSAADASGASEMLFPHVDGVKLLTHTLGCGGTKDDATTLCGLLAGYITHPNVAGATVLSLGCQNAQAALLKQEIAKRDSAFSKPLYVLEQQEIGNESLLLQQAIKQTFTGLMQANELTRKPAPLSKLCVGLECGGSDGFSGISANPALGYASDILVAMGASVILSEFPELCGVEQELSDRCIDEATAARFIELMSKYAERATAVGSGFDANPSAGNVRDGLITDAIKSAGAARKGGTSPVTDVLDYPEKQRKPGLTLLCTPGSDIESTTAEVGAGATVVVFTTGLGTPTGNPVAPVLKVATNTTLFNKMNDIIDINAGTIITGDETIVEVGERILNHIISVASGESKAKATAGTHDDFIPWKRGISL; this is encoded by the coding sequence ATGAAAGTAAAAACACTGAAGATTCATCCGCATGATAATGCAATTGTAGCACTTACAACACTGGAAGAAGGAGAAAATGTGGTTAATAACGGGATCGATTATACGTTATTAGGAAAAGTTCCTTCAAAACATAAATTTGCAGAGGTGGATCTGCGTGCCGGAGATGACGTGATCATGTACGGCGTACTCGTAGGAAAGGCCACCAGCGATATTCCCAAAGGAGGATTACTATCTGTCAAAAATGTAAAACATGCTTCCGGTACCTATGGCCTTCGTGAGCGGCATACTGACTGGAACAAACCGGATATCAGCGCCTGGCAGCAAAAAACATTTATGGGATATCACAGAGCTGATGGCTCAGTGGGCACTGCCAATTACTGGTTAATCATTCCGCTTGTCTTTTGTGAAAATCAGAATGTGCAGACATTACAAGATGCATTTGTGAAAGAACTGGGGTACCAGTTTAATGTTTCACAACAACAAACCCAGGTAAAACAGGTCATTAATTTATATAAAAGTGGTATGTCTGCTGCAGATATACTGGGAACAGATCTCAGCAGTGCAGCGGATGCAAGTGGCGCCAGTGAAATGTTATTTCCACACGTAGACGGCGTTAAATTGCTGACACATACACTTGGTTGCGGTGGCACAAAGGATGATGCTACTACCTTGTGTGGCTTGCTGGCAGGCTATATCACGCATCCCAATGTAGCGGGAGCCACTGTGCTGAGCCTTGGTTGTCAGAATGCGCAGGCGGCGCTTTTAAAGCAGGAGATAGCGAAGCGCGATTCCGCCTTCAGCAAACCGCTGTATGTACTGGAACAACAGGAGATCGGAAATGAATCACTGTTATTACAGCAGGCGATCAAACAAACATTTACCGGGTTAATGCAAGCCAATGAGCTTACACGTAAACCTGCCCCGCTGAGCAAACTCTGTGTGGGACTGGAATGCGGCGGGTCTGATGGTTTTTCAGGTATCTCCGCCAATCCCGCACTGGGCTATGCATCCGATATATTGGTAGCGATGGGTGCTTCGGTGATCCTCTCCGAATTCCCGGAGCTATGCGGTGTAGAACAGGAACTGAGTGACAGATGTATCGACGAAGCCACAGCAGCCAGGTTTATTGAACTGATGTCAAAATACGCTGAGCGTGCAACCGCCGTTGGATCAGGCTTTGATGCCAATCCTTCTGCCGGTAATGTCCGCGATGGATTGATCACGGACGCCATAAAATCGGCCGGCGCCGCCAGGAAAGGAGGTACCTCGCCGGTTACAGATGTATTGGATTATCCTGAAAAGCAACGTAAACCCGGTCTTACCTTATTATGTACACCTGGCAGCGATATTGAATCTACCACCGCAGAAGTGGGCGCCGGCGCTACAGTAGTAGTATTTACTACTGGTCTTGGTACACCCACCGGCAACCCCGTGGCGCCTGTTCTAAAGGTAGCTACGAATACAACGTTGTTTAATAAAATGAATGATATCATTGATATCAACGCGGGCACTATCATCACAGGAGACGAAACCATTGTGGAGGTAGGAGAAAGAATATTAAATCATATCATTAGTGTTGCCAGTGGCGAGTCTAAAGCCAAAGCCACCGCAGGCACCCATGATGATTTTATACCCTGGAAAAGAGGTATCTCTTTATAG